A single window of Microbispora hainanensis DNA harbors:
- a CDS encoding condensation domain-containing protein: MVTVAFSGTREGEAPLTWGQRLMWRAVHLMGDSQTFLSCPWVLPVYGRRDLGSVLDALRVLLERHESLRTTFALTPEGPVQRVGRGGELTVDLVEAGEERALRVAERVSAELGRTAFVHDRDLPLRCSVVLKNGRPTALALAFSHLAVDFQALNTLSEEWKALLRGEKLPPAEWQPMDQAAAEREEPYPARSAKSVRYWHSVLADGPLDVFDHPPHEAEDPRFIEVGMESVALAVAAERLAERWTMRTTNVLLAACATVLAVVSGRPRAVMQLVHSNRRDARTRAMVGTVEQDGLFVLDLPGTDFAATCRAAQRGALRAYRNAHYDPFEMQAMREEIGRRRGREPDLDAFFNDRRTSGTWPGLPPVGRDEDVAPLTEKTRTYVTNAWPGVRFKAFFTVVSAPDTGKLSLIVDTAYLPSGIAESMLRGVEALLVRALTEDVPMSAVPEVCGIGHYTGRPD; the protein is encoded by the coding sequence ATGGTGACGGTGGCGTTCAGCGGCACGCGGGAGGGCGAGGCGCCGCTGACCTGGGGACAGCGGCTCATGTGGCGTGCGGTCCACCTGATGGGCGACAGCCAGACGTTCCTGAGCTGCCCGTGGGTGCTCCCGGTGTACGGCAGACGCGACCTCGGCAGCGTCCTGGACGCGCTGCGCGTGCTGCTCGAACGCCACGAGAGCCTGCGTACGACCTTCGCCCTCACTCCGGAGGGGCCGGTGCAGCGGGTCGGCCGCGGCGGCGAGCTGACCGTCGACCTGGTGGAGGCGGGAGAGGAACGGGCACTGCGGGTCGCCGAGCGGGTCTCGGCCGAGCTGGGCCGCACGGCCTTCGTCCACGACCGCGACCTGCCGCTGCGCTGCTCCGTCGTTCTCAAGAACGGCCGCCCGACGGCGCTGGCGCTCGCCTTCTCCCATCTGGCCGTTGACTTCCAGGCGTTGAACACGCTGTCGGAGGAGTGGAAGGCCCTGCTGCGCGGCGAGAAGCTGCCGCCCGCCGAGTGGCAGCCGATGGACCAGGCCGCCGCCGAGCGCGAGGAGCCCTACCCCGCCCGCTCGGCCAAGTCCGTCCGCTACTGGCACTCCGTGCTGGCGGACGGACCGCTGGACGTGTTCGACCATCCGCCGCATGAGGCGGAGGACCCGCGGTTCATCGAGGTCGGCATGGAGTCGGTGGCGCTCGCCGTCGCGGCGGAGCGGCTGGCGGAACGCTGGACGATGCGGACGACCAACGTGCTGCTCGCCGCCTGCGCCACCGTGCTGGCCGTCGTGAGCGGCCGCCCGCGCGCCGTCATGCAGCTCGTGCACAGCAACCGCCGCGACGCGCGGACCCGTGCGATGGTCGGCACCGTGGAACAGGACGGCCTGTTCGTGCTCGACCTGCCCGGCACGGACTTCGCCGCCACCTGCCGGGCCGCGCAGCGCGGGGCGCTCAGGGCGTATCGCAACGCGCACTACGACCCGTTCGAGATGCAGGCCATGCGCGAGGAGATCGGCCGCCGCCGCGGCCGGGAGCCCGACCTCGACGCGTTCTTCAACGACAGGCGGACCTCCGGCACCTGGCCGGGCCTGCCTCCCGTCGGCCGCGACGAGGACGTGGCGCCCCTCACCGAGAAGACCCGGACGTACGTGACGAACGCCTGGCCGGGTGTCCGGTTCAAGGCGTTCTTCACGGTCGTCTCGGCGCCCGACACCGGGAAGCTCAGCCTCATCGTCGACACCGCCTATCTGCCGTCGGGCATCGCCGAGTCGATGCTGCGCGGCGTCGAGGCCCTGCTGGTGCGCGCCCTCACCGAGGACGTCCCGATGAGCGCCGTCCCCGAGGTGTGCGGGATCGGCCACTACACCGGACGCCCGGATTAG
- a CDS encoding sulfotransferase gives MTRPRPPADPAADRLLRAPVFVLSPVRSGSTLLRVLLNSHSRIHAPHELHVRRIAVTLTTDPVRQAMEAAGHRTSDIEHILWDRLLHRELVRRGKEVLVDKTPSNVFAHRRITTCWPDARFVFLLRHPASIARSWHEADPRARPMDEAVRHTLQYMRHLEEARRRHEGIDVRYERLVDDTEGELRRLCAWLGVEYEPAMVRYGDKEHGDFVKGIGDWRDKIRSGRVQPGRPLPAPGEVPEALREIAVAWGYL, from the coding sequence GTGACCCGGCCGCGCCCGCCTGCCGATCCCGCCGCCGACCGCCTGCTGCGCGCACCCGTTTTCGTGCTCTCGCCCGTCAGGTCGGGCTCCACGCTCCTGCGCGTGCTGCTGAACAGCCACAGCAGGATCCACGCGCCGCACGAGCTGCACGTCCGGCGGATCGCCGTGACCCTCACGACCGATCCCGTACGGCAGGCCATGGAGGCGGCCGGTCACCGCACGAGCGACATCGAGCACATCCTGTGGGACCGCCTGCTGCACCGGGAACTCGTCCGGAGGGGCAAGGAGGTCCTCGTGGACAAGACGCCCAGCAACGTCTTCGCCCACCGCCGCATCACGACGTGCTGGCCGGACGCCCGGTTCGTCTTCCTCCTGCGCCACCCCGCGTCGATCGCGAGGTCGTGGCACGAGGCGGATCCGCGGGCGCGGCCGATGGACGAGGCCGTACGGCACACGCTGCAGTACATGCGCCACCTGGAGGAGGCCAGACGCCGCCACGAGGGCATCGACGTCCGCTACGAGCGGCTCGTCGACGACACCGAAGGCGAGCTGCGGCGGCTGTGCGCCTGGCTCGGTGTGGAGTACGAGCCCGCGATGGTCCGCTATGGCGACAAGGAGCACGGCGACTTCGTCAAGGGCATCGGCGACTGGCGCGACAAGATCCGGAGCGGGCGGGTGCAGCCGGGCCGCCCGCTGCCCGCCCCCGGCGAGGTGCCCGAGGCGCTGCGCGAGATCGCGGTCGCCTGGGGCTACCTGTGA
- a CDS encoding DUF6461 domain-containing protein, translating into MAADEMRAHYLRFLESHQWLANALTWTVVHPWAETPPPVDVVASRLTGGGSPEIAELWIRETDLYPMEVVFAGASGPSMMLLEANGAYTSGPDVIRRLSVDARVWSLSWHVNGGERLTCAAGGEILAVVPGLDPALVTGPRPEAVADAIVPLRDAVASRPVTTRAEAWALKTAAMAVMESSTGARLTAEWVGDMRQAILIDPPLSAPLERRGFGHVEPDLDARLRHAPEAVRRAALLLPARDLTGRFGLDEPPIEDAIDVVAGGGALGEELRWGLLETQLQLHDGWVPVIPEGDDPDRAERLRAAAVVAVRLALLEAAGRAENFEALTCARWVLGDEWPSLRSAVEDLLTDVG; encoded by the coding sequence ATGGCGGCCGACGAGATGCGTGCGCACTACCTGCGGTTCCTCGAATCCCACCAGTGGCTCGCGAACGCGCTGACCTGGACCGTCGTGCACCCCTGGGCCGAAACGCCACCACCGGTCGACGTGGTCGCGTCGAGGCTGACCGGTGGTGGCAGCCCCGAGATCGCCGAGCTGTGGATACGAGAAACGGATCTCTATCCCATGGAGGTCGTCTTCGCCGGCGCTTCGGGGCCGTCGATGATGCTGCTCGAAGCGAACGGGGCGTACACGAGCGGCCCGGACGTCATACGCAGGCTCAGCGTGGACGCTCGCGTATGGTCGCTGTCCTGGCACGTCAACGGCGGAGAGCGGCTGACGTGCGCGGCCGGTGGCGAGATCCTCGCAGTGGTTCCCGGGCTGGATCCCGCGCTGGTGACCGGACCGCGTCCCGAGGCCGTCGCGGACGCGATCGTCCCCCTCCGGGACGCGGTCGCGAGCCGCCCGGTGACGACCCGGGCGGAGGCATGGGCGCTCAAAACGGCCGCGATGGCCGTCATGGAGTCGTCCACCGGTGCCCGCCTGACCGCCGAATGGGTCGGCGACATGCGGCAGGCGATCCTCATCGACCCTCCGCTCAGCGCGCCGCTCGAACGGCGGGGGTTCGGGCACGTGGAGCCGGACCTCGACGCCCGGTTGCGGCACGCCCCCGAGGCCGTACGGCGGGCGGCGCTGCTCCTGCCGGCCCGGGACCTCACCGGGCGGTTCGGACTGGACGAGCCGCCGATCGAGGACGCGATCGACGTGGTCGCGGGCGGGGGAGCGCTCGGGGAGGAACTGCGGTGGGGTCTGCTGGAGACGCAACTGCAGCTTCACGACGGCTGGGTGCCCGTCATCCCCGAAGGGGACGACCCTGACCGTGCCGAGAGGCTGCGCGCGGCGGCCGTGGTCGCGGTCAGGCTCGCGTTGCTCGAAGCCGCCGGGCGCGCGGAGAATTTCGAGGCCCTCACCTGTGCCCGATGGGTCCTCGGGGACGAATGGCCGTCCCTCCGGTCGGCTGTGGAGGACCTGCTGACGGACGTCGGCTAA
- a CDS encoding LysE family translocator, with amino-acid sequence MDVYGAIASFAAIVLLLTLTPGLDTALILRTSLLAGRRPAWAVVLGIQLGTLLWGLLTAAGLSALLTASQVAYEVVRWAGVAYLIWMGGRMLWHSRTGGADDAAPPDPADTGWGRAFRRGLLTNLLNPKVGAFYVAVLPQFMPQGVSHAVMGVLLAGVHVCEGLVWSAVLIGFTGILRGWLRRPSVKRALDRLTGVIVIGFGLRLAVQQS; translated from the coding sequence GTGGATGTCTATGGCGCCATCGCCTCATTCGCCGCCATCGTGCTGCTGCTCACGCTCACGCCCGGTCTGGACACGGCGCTGATCCTGCGTACGTCGCTGCTCGCCGGCCGGAGGCCGGCCTGGGCCGTGGTGCTCGGCATCCAGCTCGGCACCCTGCTGTGGGGCCTGCTCACCGCCGCCGGCCTGTCGGCTCTCCTCACCGCCTCCCAGGTGGCGTACGAGGTGGTGCGGTGGGCGGGCGTCGCCTACCTGATCTGGATGGGCGGCAGGATGCTCTGGCACAGCCGTACGGGCGGGGCGGACGACGCCGCGCCGCCCGACCCGGCGGACACCGGGTGGGGGCGGGCGTTCCGGCGGGGCCTGCTGACCAACCTGCTCAACCCCAAGGTAGGCGCCTTCTACGTCGCGGTGCTGCCCCAGTTCATGCCGCAGGGGGTGTCGCACGCGGTGATGGGGGTGCTGCTCGCGGGCGTCCACGTCTGCGAGGGGCTGGTGTGGAGCGCCGTGCTCATCGGGTTCACCGGGATCCTGCGCGGCTGGCTGCGCAGGCCGTCGGTCAAGCGCGCCCTCGACCGGCTCACCGGCGTCATCGTCATCGGCTTCGGCCTGCGCCTGGCCGTCCAGCAGTCCTGA